ATCTGCGACCACGGCTATGCCCGGACGCCGATCGCGCTCGAGGAATTCCGGACCTATCTCGCGCTTTTCATCGAAATGAATCGAACCCGGTTCCATGCCTCGAAGGTCGTCATCAATCTGGGCGGGGCGCCGCGCCCTCTGCCATCCGGCTACGTGGAGGCGATCGAGGACGTGTTCCTCAGCAAGGCGCTCCACGGATCGATCCGGGAGGTGAAGATCTACACGGACCTCGCCTGAGGGCAGGGTCCGGAGCTACTCGACCGTCACGCTCTTCGCGAGGTTCCGGGGCTTGTCGACATCCGTGCCCCGCTTGAGGGCCGTGTGGTAGGCGAGGAGCTGCACGGGGATCGTGTGCACGATCGGAGACAGGAGGCCTGCATGCCGAGGCGTGCGGATCACGTGCACGCCCTCGCTCTCGGAGAAATGGCTGTCTAGGTCGGCAAAGACGTAGAGCTCGCCGCCGCGCGCGCGCACCTCCTGCATGTTGCTCTTCACCTTCTCCAGCAGCGAGTCGTTGGGCGCGATCACGACCACCGGCATGGAGGAATCGACGAGGGCAAGGGGGCCGTGCTTGAGTTCGCCTGCCGCGTACGCCTCGGCATGGATGTAGGAGATTTCCTTCAGCTTGAGCGCCCCCTCCAGCGCAACGGGATAGTGCAGCCCGCGGCCGAGGAAAAGGGCGTGCTCGTGGGTGGCGAAGCGCTCGGCCCAGGCCTGGATCTGCGGCTCCAGGTTCAGTGCGTGCTGGATGCTGCCGGGCACGAAGCGAAGCTGCTCGATGGCGCCAGCCTCGGTCTTCGCGTCGAGCAGGCCCCGCGCCTTGGCGAGCGCCAGCGTGAGGGTGAAGAGGGAGACGAGCTGCGTGGTAAAGGCCTTGGTGGAGGCGACCCCGATCTCCATGCCGGCGCGCGTGTAGAAAACGAAGCGCGAGGCGCGTGGAATGGCGCTTTCCTGCACGTTGCAGATTGAAAGCGTGTACTCGTGCCCCAGCTCCCTGGCGCGCTTCAGGGCCTCCATCGTATCGAGCGTCTCGCCCGATTGCGAGATCGTGACCACGAGCTGCCTCGGGTTGGGGATCGAGTCGCGATAGCGGTATTCGTGTCCCAGCTCCACATTGCACGGCACCCTGGCGATCGACTCCAGCCAGAAGCGCGCGACCAGGCCCGCGTAATGGCTGGTGCCGGAGGCCAGGATGAGGACCGCATCGATGTCGCGAAATGCCGCCATCGCGCCCTTGCCGAAGAGACCGTCCACGTCGATGCCGCCGTCGATCACCGCCTCCAGCGTGTCGGCGACGGCTCGGGGCTGTTCGTGGATCT
The sequence above is a segment of the Betaproteobacteria bacterium genome. Coding sequences within it:
- the glmS gene encoding glutamine--fructose-6-phosphate transaminase (isomerizing), with translation MCGIVGAIASRNVVPLLTEGLKRLEYRGYDSAGIAILDGGIRRVRRVGRVAEMESAARAENLAGIIGIAHTRWATHGGVTEPNAHPHVSSDELAVVHNGIIENHEEQRARLKALGYAFDSQTDTEVIAHLVHHYYKATGDLFRATQKAAADLRGAYAIGVVAVTEPGTVTGARMGCPLVVGLGEGENFLASDVSAIVSETRRVMYLEDGDVVAIRRSGVEVVDAAGKPAIRTERVSALSADAVDLGPYRHYMQKEIHEQPRAVADTLEAVIDGGIDVDGLFGKGAMAAFRDIDAVLILASGTSHYAGLVARFWLESIARVPCNVELGHEYRYRDSIPNPRQLVVTISQSGETLDTMEALKRARELGHEYTLSICNVQESAIPRASRFVFYTRAGMEIGVASTKAFTTQLVSLFTLTLALAKARGLLDAKTEAGAIEQLRFVPGSIQHALNLEPQIQAWAERFATHEHALFLGRGLHYPVALEGALKLKEISYIHAEAYAAGELKHGPLALVDSSMPVVVIAPNDSLLEKVKSNMQEVRARGGELYVFADLDSHFSESEGVHVIRTPRHAGLLSPIVHTIPVQLLAYHTALKRGTDVDKPRNLAKSVTVE